Proteins co-encoded in one Gossypium arboreum isolate Shixiya-1 chromosome 11, ASM2569848v2, whole genome shotgun sequence genomic window:
- the LOC108456563 gene encoding polyadenylate-binding protein-interacting protein 11-like isoform X2: MAVVENASNQDTAAATLTSNDQDQSTLRSKTDLSLHENDQGMYNKIGGTNGGGGKDELEDSFERDRRKLQELFSKLNPMAEEFVPHSLVNNGLNGGFHTNNIALQNNNNNISRNGNANCNGGGKRKIFGQGKRKSNSRTSIAQREEVIRRTVYVSDIDHQVTEEQLAGLFVSCGQVVDCRICGDPNSVLRFAFIEFIDEEGAQAALNLAGTMLGFYPVKVLPSKTAIAPVNPTFLPRNEDERQMCARTIYCTNIDKTVTQADVKLFFEAVCGEVYRLRLLGDYQHSTRIAFVEFVMAESAIAALNCSGVFLGSLPIRVSPSKTPVRPRAPRLPSY, from the exons ATGGCTGTTGTTGAGAATGCTTCGAATCAAGACACGGCGGCTGCAACACTGACGTCAAACGACCAAGATCAGTCAACGCTTCGGTCAAAAACCGATCTGAGCTTACACGAAAACGATCAAGGGATGTACAACAAGATCGGTGGAACCAACGGTGGTGGTGGTAAAGATGAGCTTGAGGATAGTTTCGAAAGAGATAGGAGAAAGTTACAAGAACTGTTCTCTAAGCTTAACCCCATGGCTGAAGAGTTTGTACCTCACTCGCTTGTTAACAATGGACTCAATGGTGGGTTTCACACTAACAATATTGCTTTACAAAACAACAATAACAACATCTCAAGGAATGGCAATGCTAATTGCAATGGTGGTGGTAAAAGG AAAATTTTCGGTCAAGGGAAACGGAAATCGAACAGCAGGACAAGTATAGCTCAAAGAGAAGAGGTTATACGTAGGACTGTTTATGTGTCTGATATCGACCACCAG GTCACGGAGGAGCAGCTTGCCGGTTTATTTGTGAGTTGTGGGCAG GTGGTTGATTGTCGCATATGTGGTGATCCTAACTCTGTACTTCGTTTTGCTTTTATCGAGTTCATTGATGAAG AAGGTGCGCAAGCTGCACTGAACCTGGCAGGGACTATGCTTGGATTTTATCCAGTTAAGGTGCTGCCTTCAAAAACAGCTATCGCACCAGTTAACCCAACATTTTTGCCAAGG AATGAGGATGAGCGTCAAATGTGTGCGAGAACTATCTACTGTACAAACATTGACAAGACG GTTACTCAAGCTGATGTTAAACTCTTTTTCGAAGCAGTCTGTGGGGAG GTTTATCGGCTGAGGTTGCTTGGGGACTATCAGCATTCAACTCGCATTGCTTTCGTCGAGTTTGTAATG GCTGAAAGTGCGATTGCTGCTCTCAACTGTAGTGGTGTGTTTCTGGGATCATTGCCCATAAG GGTCAGCCCATCAAAGACCCCAGTTCGGCCACGAGCTCCTCGCCTTCCCTCGTACTAA
- the LOC108456563 gene encoding polyadenylate-binding protein-interacting protein 11-like isoform X1 produces the protein MAVVENASNQDTAAATLTSNDQDQSTLRSKTDLSLHENDQGMYNKIGGTNGGGGKDELEDSFERDRRKLQELFSKLNPMAEEFVPHSLVNNGLNGGFHTNNIALQNNNNNISRNGNANCNGGGKRKKIFGQGKRKSNSRTSIAQREEVIRRTVYVSDIDHQVTEEQLAGLFVSCGQVVDCRICGDPNSVLRFAFIEFIDEEGAQAALNLAGTMLGFYPVKVLPSKTAIAPVNPTFLPRNEDERQMCARTIYCTNIDKTVTQADVKLFFEAVCGEVYRLRLLGDYQHSTRIAFVEFVMAESAIAALNCSGVFLGSLPIRVSPSKTPVRPRAPRLPSY, from the exons ATGGCTGTTGTTGAGAATGCTTCGAATCAAGACACGGCGGCTGCAACACTGACGTCAAACGACCAAGATCAGTCAACGCTTCGGTCAAAAACCGATCTGAGCTTACACGAAAACGATCAAGGGATGTACAACAAGATCGGTGGAACCAACGGTGGTGGTGGTAAAGATGAGCTTGAGGATAGTTTCGAAAGAGATAGGAGAAAGTTACAAGAACTGTTCTCTAAGCTTAACCCCATGGCTGAAGAGTTTGTACCTCACTCGCTTGTTAACAATGGACTCAATGGTGGGTTTCACACTAACAATATTGCTTTACAAAACAACAATAACAACATCTCAAGGAATGGCAATGCTAATTGCAATGGTGGTGGTAAAAGG AAGAAAATTTTCGGTCAAGGGAAACGGAAATCGAACAGCAGGACAAGTATAGCTCAAAGAGAAGAGGTTATACGTAGGACTGTTTATGTGTCTGATATCGACCACCAG GTCACGGAGGAGCAGCTTGCCGGTTTATTTGTGAGTTGTGGGCAG GTGGTTGATTGTCGCATATGTGGTGATCCTAACTCTGTACTTCGTTTTGCTTTTATCGAGTTCATTGATGAAG AAGGTGCGCAAGCTGCACTGAACCTGGCAGGGACTATGCTTGGATTTTATCCAGTTAAGGTGCTGCCTTCAAAAACAGCTATCGCACCAGTTAACCCAACATTTTTGCCAAGG AATGAGGATGAGCGTCAAATGTGTGCGAGAACTATCTACTGTACAAACATTGACAAGACG GTTACTCAAGCTGATGTTAAACTCTTTTTCGAAGCAGTCTGTGGGGAG GTTTATCGGCTGAGGTTGCTTGGGGACTATCAGCATTCAACTCGCATTGCTTTCGTCGAGTTTGTAATG GCTGAAAGTGCGATTGCTGCTCTCAACTGTAGTGGTGTGTTTCTGGGATCATTGCCCATAAG GGTCAGCCCATCAAAGACCCCAGTTCGGCCACGAGCTCCTCGCCTTCCCTCGTACTAA
- the LOC108454739 gene encoding probable lysophospholipase BODYGUARD 1 — protein sequence MEFSVMCKTRHVLTLVGSALNIVLSFIVFCFLDILDFVLCFVYKVLDFCIESEWKNPSSGSYSAATLDGSGKIIVSEQGETESEVVCLTSTKFQLEEISDTLYSRASFVTEVSNQLKKLTFDTITITKSTEKKKPTRSTITINSTIVKLLQGRMIGQYLYPITRWSDCDCQFCNSWTYSTKRTLFVKSDGPKDQAKEDVVFIHGFVSSSAFWTETLFPNFSSKAKSIYRLLAVDLLGFGRSPKPNDSLYTLREHVDMIEKSVLEGYGVRSFHIVAHSLGCILALAIAVKHPESVKSLTLLAPPYYPVPKGESATQYAMRRVAPRRVWPPMAFCASVGSWYQYIARTISLVLCKNHRLWDFLIKIITGNRIRTFLLEGFIRHTHIASWHTLHNVIFGTSGKLDRYLDVIRDRLSCEVTVFHGEDDEVIPLECSYNVQRRIPRARVKVVENKDHITIVVGRQKEFARELEEIWKKSTKN from the exons ATGGAGTTCTCTGTAATGTGTAAAACCAGACACGTTTTAACATTAGTAGGAAGCGCTCTGAACATAGTTCTTAGTTTCATCGTGTTTTGTTTCCTTGACATACTTGATTTTGTTCTATGTTTTGTTTACAAAGTCCTTGATTTCTGCATTGAATCTGAATGGAAGAACCCTAGTTCTGGTTCTTACTCGGCGGCAACCCTAGACGGTAGCGGTAAAATCATTGTTTCGGAACAAGGAGAAACCGAGTCCGAAGTTGTTTGTCTCACTTCAACCAAGTTCCAGTTAGAAGAAATTTCAGACACACTTTATTCACGTGCTTCATTCGTAACAGAAGTCTCGAACCAGCTCAAAAAACTCACATTCGACACCATCACCATCACAAAATCAACGGAGAAGAAAAAACCAACAAGATCAACGATCACCATTAACTCCACCATTGTTAAACTGCTTCAAGGAAGAATGATAGGGCAGTATTTATACCCCATTACTCGTTGGTCCGATTGTGATTGTCAGTTCTGCAATTCATGGACTTATTCCACTAAACGTACCCTCTTTGTTAAATCCGACGGTCCAAAAG ATCAAGCGAAGGAAGATGTGGTGTTCATCCATGGCTTTGTTTCGTCATCAGCATTTTGGACTGAAACTTTGTTCCCAAATTTTTCAAGCAAAGCTAAATCGATTTACAGGTTATTGGCTGTTGATTTACTGGGTTTTGGGAGGAGTCCTAAGCCGAACGATTCGCTTTATACTTTGCGAGAACATGTCGACATGATCGAAAAATCGGTACTCGAAGGTTATGGTGTAAGATCTTTTCACATTGTGGCACATTCATTAGGCTGCATTTTGGCACTAGCTATTGCCGTTAAACACCCGGAATCGGTCAAGTCCCTCACGCTGTTAGCACcg CCATATTATCCAGTCCCGAAAGGTGAATCTGCGACGCAGTATGCCATGAGACGAGTGGCGCCGCGACGAGTGTGGCCACCAATGGCGTTTTGTGCTTCCGTTGGCAGTTGGTATCAGTACATCGCTCGGACGATTTCGTTGGTCTTATGCAAGAATCATCGGTTGTGGGATtttctcatcaaaataattacTGGAAACAG GATTAGGACTTTCTTGCTTGAAGGGTTCATCCGACACACCCATATAGCCTCATGGCATACACTTCACAACGTTATTTTCGGCACCTCTGGAAAGCTCGATCGGTATTTGGACGTCATCCGGGACAGGTTGAGCTGCGAAGTCACTGTGTTCCATGGCGAGGATGACGAAGTCATCCCGCTCGAATGTAGCTACAATGTTCAAAGACGAATCCCTCGTGCTCGAGTTAAGGTTGTCGAAAATAAAGATCACATCACTATCGTTGTTGGTCGACAAAAAGAATTCGCCAGGGAACTTGAGGAAATTTGGAAGAAATCgacaaaaaattaa
- the LOC108456524 gene encoding embryogenesis-associated protein EMB8-like yields MAKLSSGPTFPISISRHTYHHRVTACHVATPTTTTTIPFADLHPSLEVIGGARNRLLPALHSALRHPYDPFPFIAWNPHVETIFASFFRSIPDVRLRRECLRTQDGGTVALDWVAGDQYQLPPDSPILILMPGLTGGSENSYPRHMLTKARSKGWRVVVFNSRGCGNSPVTTPQFYSASFVGDMREVVEHVSGIYPEANLYAAAWSLGANILVRYLGDESHACPLSGAVSLCNPFNLVYAFEEFTKGFNRVYDKALARSIRNIFKRHILLFEDIGGEYNIPLALNARQVRDFDEGLTRVSFGFKSLDEYYYKASCFHSIKHVQVPLLCIQAANDPISPVRAIPREEIEANRNCLLIVTPKGGHLGWVAGAEAPLGGPWTDPVVMDFLEHLERGTHKTVESSTGPLTVTSKNLHHAEV; encoded by the exons ATGGCCAAACTCTCTTCGGGCCCCACCTTCCCTATCTCCATTTCCCGCCACACATATCACCACCGGGTCACTGCCTGCCACGTCGCCACTCCCACCACCACAACTACCATCCCATTCGCCGATCTCCACCCATCACTGGAGGTCATAGGGGGAGCTCGCAACCGTTTACTCCCAGCTCTCCACTCCGCCCTCCGCCATCCCTATGACCCTTTCCCCTTCATCGCTTGGAACCCACACGTCGAGACCATCTTCGCTTCCTTTTTCCGTTCCATTCCCGACGTCAGGTTACGCCGTGAATGCCTCCGTACCCAAGACGGAGGTACCGTCGCACTCGACTGGGTCGCCGGCGACCAGTACCAACTCCCTCCTGATTCTCCGATCCTCATTTTAATG CCGGGTTTGACTGGAGGAAGTGAGAATTCATATCCTAGACATATGTTAACTAAGGCAAGAAGTAAAGGGTGGCGCGTTGTGGTTTTCAATAGCCGTGGCTGTGGCAATAGTCCAGTCACCACTCCTCAA TTCTATTCAGCTTCGTTTGTTGGGGACATGCGTGAAGTAGTGGAACATGTTAGTGGTATATACCCAGAAGCTAATTTGTATGCTGCTGCTTGGTCTCTTGGTGCAAACATTCTTGTTCGGTATCTTGGTGAT GAATCTCATGCATGCCCTCTTTCTGGTGCTGTCTCATTATGCAATCCATTCAATTTGGTCTATGCTTTTGAGGAATTCACCAAGGGCTTTAACCGAGTTTATGACAAAGCGCTTGCTAGATCCATCCGTAATATATTCAAGAG GCATATTCTCCTATTCGAAGATATCGGGGGTGAATATAACATTCCCTTGGCCTTAAATGCACGACAAGTTAGGGACTTCGATGAAGGATTAACACGAG TTTCCTTCGGCTTTAAGTCATTGGACGAGTACTATTATAAGGCGAGCTGTTTTCATTCCATAAAACATGTTCAAGTACCATTGCTCTGTATCCAG GCTGCAAATGATCCAATTTCACCGGTTAGGGCAATTCCTCGGGAAGAAATCGAG GCAAACCGGAACTGCTTGTTAATAGTGACACCCAAAGGTGGGCATTTAGGTTGGGTTGCAGGTGCTGAGGCCCCGTTAGGAGGTCCATGGACCGATCCCGTAGTGATGGATTTTCTCGAGCATTTAGAAAGAGGTACACATAAAACTGTTGAGTCTTCTACTGGCCCATTAACTGTTACTTCAAAGAACTTGCATCATGCAGAAGTATAG
- the LOC108457040 gene encoding uncharacterized protein LOC108457040 gives MATNNNNTKEDDRRAGAEIVYGAEDCYRHSVELLQELGFPKGVLPLKDLEECGRVRETGFVWMKQKAPYEHFFEGTNSRVSYSAEVTAYVEKFKMKKMTGVKSKQVFLWVPITEMSIEDGSGDKIYFKTPMGIGKSFPATGFMTEEEKKKYLEDKKSDD, from the coding sequence ATGGCTACTAACAATAACAACACTAAGGAAGACGACCGGCGAGCTGGGGCGGAGATCGTTTACGGCGCAGAAGATTGTTACCGTCACTCCGTTGAGTTGCTACAAGAACTGGGGTTCCCTAAAGGCGTGCTTCCGTTGAAAGACCTGGAAGAATGCGGGCGGGTTAGAGAAACCGGGTTCGTTTGGATGAAACAAAAGGCACCTTACGAGCATTTCTTTGAAGGGACGAACAGCCGGGTGAGTTACTCGGCGGAGGTCACGGCGTACGTTGAGAAgttcaagatgaagaagatgACTGGTGTTAAGAGTAAACAGGTTTTCTTATGGGTGCCGATCACTGAGATGAGTATCGAAGACGGTTCTGGTGACAAAATATACTTTAAAACTCCGATGGGGATTGGGAAATCTTTTCCGGCAACGGGGTTTATGACagaggaggagaagaagaagtatTTGGAGGACAAAAAAAGTGATGattga